A single genomic interval of Cucumis sativus cultivar 9930 chromosome 5, Cucumber_9930_V3, whole genome shotgun sequence harbors:
- the LOC101220753 gene encoding dynamin-2A isoform X1, producing MDAMDSIEELGELSESMRQAAALLADEDVDDNSTSGASSRRATTFLNVVALGNVGAGKSAVLNSLIGHPILPTGENGATRAPISIDLQRDGSLSSKSIILQIDNKSQQVSASALRHSLQDRLSKGSSGKGRDEIYLKLRTSTAPPLKLVDLPGLDQRAMDDSVVSEYAEHNDAILLVIVPAAQAPEVASSRALRSAKEFDKDGTRTIGVISKIDQASSDQKSLAAVQALLLNQGPARASDIPWVALIGQSVSIATAQSGSVGSENSMETAWRAESESLKSILSGAPQSKLGRLALVDALSQQIRKRMKVRLPNLLSGLQGKSQVVQDELVRLGEQMVNGVEGTRALALELCREFEDKFLQHIGSGEGAGWKIVASFEGNFPNRIKQLPLDRHFDINNVKRIVLEADGYQPYLISPEKGLRSLIKGVLELAKEPSRLCVDEVHRVLIDIVSAAANGTPGLGRYPPFKREVVAIASAALDGFKNEAKKMVVALVDMERAFVPPQHFIRLVQRRMERQRREEEVKTRSSKKGHEAEQAVSNRASSPQTNSQQAGGSLKSMKEKPSKEEKEEKEGSGLKTAGAEGEITAGFLLKKSAKTNGWSRRWFVLNEKTGKLGYTKKQEERHFRGVITLEDCSIEEVADEEEPTPSKSSKDKKANGPDSGKGSSLVFKITSKVPYKTVLKAHSAVILKAESAADKVEWTNKIRNVIQPSKGGQTRGASSEGGLTLRQSLSDGSLDTMARKPADPEEELRWMSQEVRGYVEAVLNSLAANVPKAVVLCQVEKAKEDMLNQLYSSISAQSSAKIEELLQEDQNVKRRRERYQKQSSLLSKLTRQLSIHDNRAAAAGWSDSGAESSPKTSGSPGDEWRSAFDAAANGRADYRRSSSNGHSGHSSDPTQNGDINSGSNSSSRRTPNRLPPAPPQSSSGSRYF from the exons ATGGATGCAATGGACTCGATCGAGGAGTTGGGAGAGCTGTCTGAATCCATGCGCCAAGCGGCGGCTTTACTTGCCGATGAAGATGTTGATGATAATTCTACTTCTGGTGCTTCTTCTCGTAGAGCTACGACTTTTCTCAACGTTGTGGCTTTAGGCAATGTT GGCGCTGGCAAATCTGCAGTTTTGAATAGTTTAATCGGGCATCCTATTTTG CCAACGGGTGAAAATGGTGCTACACGAGCTCCAATAAGCATTGATCTACAGAGGGATGGTTCTTTGAGTAGCAAATCAATAATTCTGCAGATTGATAATAAATCTCAACAGGTTTCTGCAA GTGCTTTGAGACATTCTCTGCAGGACAGGTTGAGCAAGGGTTCTTCAGGAAAGGGCCGAGATGAAATATATCTAAAGCTTCGTACGAGTACAG CGCCTCCACTAAAGTTGGTTGATTTACCTGGACTTGATCAACGGGCCATGGATGATTCTGTG GTTAGTGAATATGCCGAACACAATGATGCAATTTTACTAGTTATTGTACCAGCAGCCCAGGCTCCTGAAGTCGCTTCATCTAGAGCCCTAAGATCCGCCAAGGAATTTGATAAAGATG GTACCAGAACCATTGGTGTAATTAGCAAAATTGACCAAGCTTCTTCAGACCAGAAGTCTCTTGCTGCAGTGCAAGCTCTCCTGTTAAATCAAGGGCCAGCACGAGCATCAGATATCCCATGGGTTGCTTTAATTGGTCAATCTGTTTCAATAGCTACTGCACAGTCTGGATCTGTTGGCTCAGAGAATTCCATGGAGACTGCTTGGAGAGCAGAGAGTGAAAGTCTCAAATCTATACTATCTGGTGCCCCTCAAAGTAAGCTGGGGAGGCTAGCCTTAGTTGATGCACTGTCCCAACAGATCCGGAAGCGAATGAAAGTCCGGCTTCCTAACCTTCTCTCCGG GTTACAAGGGAAGTCTCAAGTAGTTCAGGATGAGTTGGTTAGACTTGGTGAACAAATGGTGAATGGTGTTGAGGGGACAAGGGCTCTAGCTTTGGAACTTTGCCGTGAGTTTGAAGATAAGTTTCTCCAGCACATAGGCTCTGGTGAG GGTGCAGGTTGGAAAATTGTTGCTAGCTTTGAGGGAAATTTTCCAAATCGAATCAAGCAATTGCCTTTAGACAGACACTTCGATATTAATAATGTGAAGCGG ATCGTATTAGAAGCTGATGGTTATCAGCCTTATCTTATATCACCGGAGAAAGGTTTGAGATCTTTAATAAAAGGTGTTTTGGAGCTTGCGAAGGAACCATCACGTCTCTGTGTTGATGAG GTGCACAGAGTGTTGATAGATATTGTTTCTGCTGCTGCTAATGGCACCCCGGGTCTTGGAAGATACCCACCATTCAAAAGGGAG gtTGTGGCCATTGCAAGTGCTGCTCTGGATGGGTTtaaaaatgaagcaaaaaaGATGGTTGTGGCGTTAGTTGACATGGAGCGAGCATTTGTCCCACCACAACACTTTATACGTCTTGTACAAAGAAG GATGGAAAGACAGCGCCGGGAAGAGGAAGTGAAAACTAGATCATCAAAAAAAGGACACGAGGCTGAACAAGCTGTGTCAAACAGG GCAAGTAGTCCTCAAACAAATAGTCAACAAGCTGGTGGAAGCCTGAaatcaatgaaagaaaaaccTAGTAaggaagagaaggaagagaagGAAGGTTCAGGTTTGAAGACAGCAGGTGCTGAGGGAGAGATAACAGCTG GTTTCTTGTTAAAGAAAAGTGCAAAAACTAATGGGTGGAGCAGGCGATGGTTTGTTTTGAATGAGAAGACTGGAAAG CTTGGATACACCAAGAAGCAAGAAGAGAGACACTTTCGTGGTGTCATTACTTTAGAG GATTGTAGCATTGAAGAAGTTGCAGATGAGGAAGAGCCTACACCTTCAAAGAGTTCAAAGGATAAAAAGGCTAATGGGCCAGATTCTGGAAAAGGATCAAGTCTTGTGTTTAAGATTACCAGCAAAGTTCCATATAAAACTGTTTTAAAGG CCCATAGTGCTGTTATTTTGAAAGCGGAAAGTGCTGCAGACAAGGTGGAATGGACAAACAAGATACGCAATGTCATTCAACCATCCAAAGGAGGACAGACAAGAGGAGCATCCTCCGAAGGTGGTCTTACCTTGCGGCAGAGTCTATCTGATGGTTCCCTA GATACTATGGCTCGAAAACCTGCTGATCCTGAAGAAGAGCTGCGGTGGATGTCTCAAGAAGTTCGTGGTTATGTTGAGGCAGTTTTGAATAGTTTGGCTGCAAATGTTCCGAAG GCTGTTGTGCTTTGTCAAGTCGAGAAGGCAAAGGAAGACATGCTTAATCAATTATATAGCTCGATCAG TGCCCAAAGCTCAGCCAAGATTGAGGAGCTTCTCCAGGAGGATCAGAATGTTAAACGAAGGAGAGAGCGTTATCAAAAACAATCCTCTCTCCTTTCAAAACTTACTCGCCAGCTCAGCATTCACGATAATCGAGCAGCTGCTGCTGGTTGGTCCGATAGTGGTGCAG AAAGTAGTCCCAAAACTAGCGGATCACCTGGAGATGAATGGAGATCTGCATTTGATGCTGCTGCTAATGGTCGGGCTGACTACAGAAGATCTTCTTCCAATGGCCACAGTGGACATTCTAGTGATCCCACACAAAACGGTGACATAAACTCGGGTTCAAACTCTAGCAGCCGTCGTACTCCAAACCGACTGCCACCAGCACCTCCGCAGTCTTCTTCTGGCTCCAGATACTTCTAG
- the LOC101220753 gene encoding dynamin-2A isoform X2, translating to MILCEYAEHNDAILLVIVPAAQAPEVASSRALRSAKEFDKDGTRTIGVISKIDQASSDQKSLAAVQALLLNQGPARASDIPWVALIGQSVSIATAQSGSVGSENSMETAWRAESESLKSILSGAPQSKLGRLALVDALSQQIRKRMKVRLPNLLSGLQGKSQVVQDELVRLGEQMVNGVEGTRALALELCREFEDKFLQHIGSGEGAGWKIVASFEGNFPNRIKQLPLDRHFDINNVKRIVLEADGYQPYLISPEKGLRSLIKGVLELAKEPSRLCVDEVHRVLIDIVSAAANGTPGLGRYPPFKREVVAIASAALDGFKNEAKKMVVALVDMERAFVPPQHFIRLVQRRMERQRREEEVKTRSSKKGHEAEQAVSNRASSPQTNSQQAGGSLKSMKEKPSKEEKEEKEGSGLKTAGAEGEITAGFLLKKSAKTNGWSRRWFVLNEKTGKLGYTKKQEERHFRGVITLEDCSIEEVADEEEPTPSKSSKDKKANGPDSGKGSSLVFKITSKVPYKTVLKAHSAVILKAESAADKVEWTNKIRNVIQPSKGGQTRGASSEGGLTLRQSLSDGSLDTMARKPADPEEELRWMSQEVRGYVEAVLNSLAANVPKAVVLCQVEKAKEDMLNQLYSSISAQSSAKIEELLQEDQNVKRRRERYQKQSSLLSKLTRQLSIHDNRAAAAGWSDSGAESSPKTSGSPGDEWRSAFDAAANGRADYRRSSSNGHSGHSSDPTQNGDINSGSNSSSRRTPNRLPPAPPQSSSGSRYF from the exons ATGATTCTGTG TGAATATGCCGAACACAATGATGCAATTTTACTAGTTATTGTACCAGCAGCCCAGGCTCCTGAAGTCGCTTCATCTAGAGCCCTAAGATCCGCCAAGGAATTTGATAAAGATG GTACCAGAACCATTGGTGTAATTAGCAAAATTGACCAAGCTTCTTCAGACCAGAAGTCTCTTGCTGCAGTGCAAGCTCTCCTGTTAAATCAAGGGCCAGCACGAGCATCAGATATCCCATGGGTTGCTTTAATTGGTCAATCTGTTTCAATAGCTACTGCACAGTCTGGATCTGTTGGCTCAGAGAATTCCATGGAGACTGCTTGGAGAGCAGAGAGTGAAAGTCTCAAATCTATACTATCTGGTGCCCCTCAAAGTAAGCTGGGGAGGCTAGCCTTAGTTGATGCACTGTCCCAACAGATCCGGAAGCGAATGAAAGTCCGGCTTCCTAACCTTCTCTCCGG GTTACAAGGGAAGTCTCAAGTAGTTCAGGATGAGTTGGTTAGACTTGGTGAACAAATGGTGAATGGTGTTGAGGGGACAAGGGCTCTAGCTTTGGAACTTTGCCGTGAGTTTGAAGATAAGTTTCTCCAGCACATAGGCTCTGGTGAG GGTGCAGGTTGGAAAATTGTTGCTAGCTTTGAGGGAAATTTTCCAAATCGAATCAAGCAATTGCCTTTAGACAGACACTTCGATATTAATAATGTGAAGCGG ATCGTATTAGAAGCTGATGGTTATCAGCCTTATCTTATATCACCGGAGAAAGGTTTGAGATCTTTAATAAAAGGTGTTTTGGAGCTTGCGAAGGAACCATCACGTCTCTGTGTTGATGAG GTGCACAGAGTGTTGATAGATATTGTTTCTGCTGCTGCTAATGGCACCCCGGGTCTTGGAAGATACCCACCATTCAAAAGGGAG gtTGTGGCCATTGCAAGTGCTGCTCTGGATGGGTTtaaaaatgaagcaaaaaaGATGGTTGTGGCGTTAGTTGACATGGAGCGAGCATTTGTCCCACCACAACACTTTATACGTCTTGTACAAAGAAG GATGGAAAGACAGCGCCGGGAAGAGGAAGTGAAAACTAGATCATCAAAAAAAGGACACGAGGCTGAACAAGCTGTGTCAAACAGG GCAAGTAGTCCTCAAACAAATAGTCAACAAGCTGGTGGAAGCCTGAaatcaatgaaagaaaaaccTAGTAaggaagagaaggaagagaagGAAGGTTCAGGTTTGAAGACAGCAGGTGCTGAGGGAGAGATAACAGCTG GTTTCTTGTTAAAGAAAAGTGCAAAAACTAATGGGTGGAGCAGGCGATGGTTTGTTTTGAATGAGAAGACTGGAAAG CTTGGATACACCAAGAAGCAAGAAGAGAGACACTTTCGTGGTGTCATTACTTTAGAG GATTGTAGCATTGAAGAAGTTGCAGATGAGGAAGAGCCTACACCTTCAAAGAGTTCAAAGGATAAAAAGGCTAATGGGCCAGATTCTGGAAAAGGATCAAGTCTTGTGTTTAAGATTACCAGCAAAGTTCCATATAAAACTGTTTTAAAGG CCCATAGTGCTGTTATTTTGAAAGCGGAAAGTGCTGCAGACAAGGTGGAATGGACAAACAAGATACGCAATGTCATTCAACCATCCAAAGGAGGACAGACAAGAGGAGCATCCTCCGAAGGTGGTCTTACCTTGCGGCAGAGTCTATCTGATGGTTCCCTA GATACTATGGCTCGAAAACCTGCTGATCCTGAAGAAGAGCTGCGGTGGATGTCTCAAGAAGTTCGTGGTTATGTTGAGGCAGTTTTGAATAGTTTGGCTGCAAATGTTCCGAAG GCTGTTGTGCTTTGTCAAGTCGAGAAGGCAAAGGAAGACATGCTTAATCAATTATATAGCTCGATCAG TGCCCAAAGCTCAGCCAAGATTGAGGAGCTTCTCCAGGAGGATCAGAATGTTAAACGAAGGAGAGAGCGTTATCAAAAACAATCCTCTCTCCTTTCAAAACTTACTCGCCAGCTCAGCATTCACGATAATCGAGCAGCTGCTGCTGGTTGGTCCGATAGTGGTGCAG AAAGTAGTCCCAAAACTAGCGGATCACCTGGAGATGAATGGAGATCTGCATTTGATGCTGCTGCTAATGGTCGGGCTGACTACAGAAGATCTTCTTCCAATGGCCACAGTGGACATTCTAGTGATCCCACACAAAACGGTGACATAAACTCGGGTTCAAACTCTAGCAGCCGTCGTACTCCAAACCGACTGCCACCAGCACCTCCGCAGTCTTCTTCTGGCTCCAGATACTTCTAG
- the LOC101203392 gene encoding probable glycosyltransferase At5g03795: MIMEDRRHGEGEMEHCSKKPFFSSFSPFLSLLVLLPSLVLVFLVCKLDLEIPWRIGFDKDLSSLQNSQLNSFSNIISSPKLVESVDLDPKGQSFLHSIEESQKTVAKDKEANGKSATPGISKTERYSKLKKLEEKLGRARAAIREASQIHNLTSIHHDPDYVPTGPIYRNPNAFHRSYIEMEKLLKIYVYKEGEPPMFHGGPCKSIYSTEGRFIHEMEKGNLYTTNDPDQALLYFLPFSVVNLVQYLYVPNSHEVNAIGTAITDYINVISNKHPFWDRSLGADHFMLSCHDWGPRTTSFVPLLFNNSIRVLCNANVSEGFRPSKDASFPEIHLRTGEIDGLLGGLSPSRRSVLAFFAGRLHGHIRYLLLQEWKEKDEDVLVYDELPSGISYDSMLKKSRFCLCPSGYEVASPRVVEAIYAECVPVLISESYVPPFSDVLNWNSFAVQIQVKDIPNIKKILNGISQTQYLRMQRRVKQVQRHFVLNGTPKRFDAFHMILHSIWLRRLNIHIQD; this comes from the exons ATGATAATGGAAGATCGAAGGCATGGAGAAGGAGAAATGGAGCACTGTTCTAAGAAACCATTCTTCTCATCTTTTTCCccatttttgtctttgttGGTTTTACTTCCTTctcttgttcttgtttttttagtatgTAAACTTGATTTGGAGATTCCTTGGAGGATTGGCTTTGATAAAGATTTATCAAGTTTACAAAACTCACAacttaattctttttcaaatatcatcTCTTCTCCAAAGTTGGTTGAATCAGTTGATTTGGACCCCAAGGGACAgtcttttcttcattcaatT GAAGAATCACAAAAAACAGTAGCTAAAGACAAAGAAGCCAATGGAAAAAGTGCAACTCCAGGGATCAGCAAAACTGAGAGATATAGTAAGTTGAAGAAACTAGAGGAGAAATTGGGAAGAGCAAGAGCAGCCATTAGAGAAGCTTCTCAAATTCATAATCTTACATCTATACATCATGATCCTGACTATGTTCCTACTGGCCCAATATATAGGAACCCAAATGCTTTCCACAG GAGCTATATAGAAATGGAAAAGCTTTTGAAGATATATGTATACAAAGAAGGAGAGCCTCCAATGTTCCATGGAGGTCCATGTAAAAGCATATATTCCACAGAAGGAAGGTTTATTCATGAAATGGAAAAGGGAAATTTGTATACAACCAATGACCCAGATCAGGCTCTTCTTTATTTCCTCCCATTCAGTGTTGTCAATTTGGTTCAATATCTCTATGTACCAAACTCTCATGAAGTTAATGCCATTGGAACTGCAATCACTGACTACATCAACGTCATCTCTAACAAACATCCTTTCTGGGATCGCAGCCTTGGTGCTGATCATTTTATGCTTTCTTGTCATGATTGG GGGCCACGTACGACTTCATTCGTTCCGCTTTTGTTCAATAACTCCATCAGAGTATTGTGTAATGCGAATGTTTCTGAAGGTTTCCGTCCTTCTAAAGACGCATCATTTCCTGAAATCCATCTTAGAACAGGAGAAATCGATGGGCTTCTTGGAGGTCTCTCGCCTTCTCGTCGATCCGTTCTTGCATTCTTTGCAGGTAGGCTTCATGGTCATATAAGGTACCTACTCCTGCAGgaatggaaggaaaaagacGAGGACGTGCTTGTTTACGACGAGCTTCCAAGTGGAATATCATACGATTCGATGTTGAAGAAGAGTAGGTTTTGTTTATGCCCTAGTGGGTATGAGGTAGCCAGTCCAAGGGTAGTGGAAGCCATTTATGCTGAATGTGTTCCTGTGTTGATATCAGAAAGCTACGTTCCTCCTTTCAGTGATGTTTTGAATTGGAATTCATTTGCTGTGCAAATACAAGTGAAGGATAtaccaaacataaaaaagataCTAAATGGGATATCTCAAACTCAATACTTGAGAATGCAAAGGAGAGTGAAGCAAGTACAAAGACATTTTGTACTCAATGGAACTCCCAAGAGATTTGATGCTTTTCATATGATACTTCATTCTATCTGGCTCAGAAGGTTGAATATACACATTCAAGATTAA
- the LOC101220988 gene encoding SUN domain-containing protein 4, translated as MRKPVGALLHDRRAVQVPISGRNHLYKVSISLVFILWGLVFLFSLWFSHGVGCQEESILLPDGVSTTNESKLENNKDSDVLREPPNGESHCTIHLNNSCSINASTPGSDNEVLSSEESSSHIQATTRLPEDGSSSTRVKPESKPPKGDISSDTVLLGLEEFKSRAFVSQGKSETGQAGNTIHRLEPGGAEYNYASASKGAKVLAFNKEAKGASNILGKDKDKYLRNPCSAEEKFVVIELSEETLVVTIEIANFEHHSSNLKEFEVHGSLVYPTDVWFKLGNFTAPNAKHAHRFVLKDPKWVRYLKLNFLTHYGSEFYCTLSTVEVYGMDAVEMMLEDLISAQHKPSISDEATHDKRVIPSQPGPIDEVSHRRELQSVANEEGDDGVDIELSKSNTPEPVEESHHQQPGRMPGDTVLKILTQKVRSLDLSLSVLERYLEDLTSKYGNIFKEFDKDIGNNNLLIEKTQADIRNILKIQDTTDKDLRDLISWKSMVSLQLDGLQRHNSILRSEIERVQKNQISLENKGIVVFLVCLIFSSLAIFRLFLHIVLRVYERTNNSRKFCCISPSWYLLLLSCCIILFIQSL; from the exons ATGCGGAAGCCTGTTGGAGCTCTTCTGCATGATAGAAGAGCTGTTCAAGTGCCTATTAGTGGAAGAAATCATTTGTATAAAGTTTCTAtttctttggtttttattCTTTGGGGACTTGTCTTCCTCTTCAGCTTATGGTTTAGCCATGGAGTTGGCTGCCAAG AAGAATCAATTTTACTTCCTGATGGTGTATCTACTACAAATGAAtctaaattggaaaataacAAGGACTCTGACGTTTTACGTGAGCCTCCAAATGGAGAATCTCATTGTACCATTCATTTAAACAATTCATGTTCAATCAATGCTTCGACCCCTGGTTCTGATAATGAAGTACTTTCAAGCGAAGAAAGTAGCAGTCATATTCAAGCTACTACGAGGTTGCCTGAGGATGGGAGCTCTAGCACTAGAGTAAAACCTGAAAGCAAACCTCCCAAGGGAGATATCTCGTCAGACACTGTTCTACTCGGCCTTGAAGAATTCAAAAGCAGAGCCTTTGTGTCCCAGGGTAAGTCTGAAACTGGCCAGGCTGGGAATACTATCCATAGATTAGAACCTGGAGGTGCAGAGTACAATTACGCCTCAGCTTCAAAGGGAGCTAAGGTTTTGGCTTTCAACAAGGAAGCAAAGGGAGCTTCAAACATTTTAGGCAAAGACAAAGATAAGTACCTCAGAAATCCTTGTTCTGCTGAAGAGAAATTTGTCGTCATAGAACTTTCAGAAGAAACCTTAGTAGTAACAATTGAAATTGCTAATTTCGAGCACCATTCTTCtaacttaaaagaatttgagGTACATGGGAGCTTGGTTTATCCAACAGATGTTTGGTTCAAGCTCGGTAATTTCACTGCTCCAAATGCAAAACATGCACATAGATTTGTTCTCAAGGACCCAAAATGGGTGAGatatttaaagttgaattttctCACCCATTATGGTTCAGAATTCTATTGCACACTCAGCACTGTGGAAGTTTATGGAATGGATGCTGTTGAGATGATGCTGGAGGATTTAATATCTGCTCAACATAAACCTTCTATATCAGATGAAGCTACGCATGATAAGAGAGTAATTCCTTCCCAGCCTGGCCCCATTGATGAAGTGTCACATCGTAGAGAGTTGCAATCTGTTGCTAACGAGGAAGGTGATGATGGTGTTGATATAGAACTTTCGAAGAGTAATACACCTGAACCGGTTGAAGAATCACACCATCAACAACCTGGCAGAATGCCTGGTGACACtgttctcaaaattttgacaCAGAAAGTTCGCTCACTAGACCTAAGTTTATCTGTTTTGGAGCGGTATCTGGAGGACTTAACGTCCAAATATGGCAATATATTCAAAGAATTTGACAAAGATATCGGAAATAATAATCTACTCATTGAGAAGACCCAAGCGGATATAAgaaatattcttaaaatccAGGACACCACA GATAAAGATCTTCGTGATCTCATTTCTTGGAAGTCCATGGTTTCCTTGCAATTGGATGGTCTGCAAAGGCATAATTCTATACTCag ATCTGAGATCGAAAGGGTACAGAAGAATCAGATTTCtcttgaaaacaaaggaaTAGTAGTTTTTCTTGTGTGTCTAATTTTTTCATCACTTGctatttttagattatttttgcACATTGTTCTTAGAGTATATGAGAGAACAAATAATTCCaggaaattttgttgtataaGCCCTTCCTGGTACCTATTGCTTTTGAGCTGTTGTATCATTCTTTTCATACAGTCATTATAA
- the LOC101221219 gene encoding probable nucleoredoxin 1, which translates to MASDAVHDLSSLVSSEGRDFLIRNNGDQVKISSLIGKNVGLYFSASWCPPCRRFTPVFAGVYEEVAPKGEFEVIFISSDRDEDSFKDYFSKMPWLSFPFSDSEIVKRLKELFEVRGIPRLVVLDPSGKVSTDQGVRLVTEHGISAYPFTAEQIQHLKEEEEEARRNQTISSLLVSNSRDYVISNDGNQIPVSELEGKVIGLYFSVYGYADCDEFTPILVDTYKKLKEKGQNFEIVLISLDDANKDFSEALKTVPWLALPFQDEKCRKLTRYFDLSTIPTLVIIGQDGKTLISNAAELVEEHGVDAYPFTQEKLDELAEIEKSKLESQTLESILVHGEKDFVIGKDGAKVPVSELVGKKILLYFSAHWCPPCRSFLPKLIESYNEIKQKYKEFEVIFISSDRDDNSFQEFFSGMPWLALPFGDERKNFLNRRFKIQGIPAVVAINESGRTVSTEARKLITEHGANAYPFTEERLEQLEKQLEEESKGWPEKLKHELHDAHELVRTRRTSYICDACDGMGSGWSFYCKECDFDLHPKCALKNEVEANGEGKEGWICEGGVCRKA; encoded by the exons ATGGCTTCTGATGCTGTTCACGACCTGAGTTCCCTCGTTTCATCCGAGGGTAGGGACTTTCTCATCCGCAATAATGGCGATCAG GTGAAGATCAGTTCTTTAATTGGGAAGAATGTGGGATTGTATTTCTCCGCGTCATGGTGCCCTCCCTGTCGCCGTTTCACTCCAGTTTTTGCTGGGGTTTATGAGGAAGTAGCACCTAAGGGCGAGTTTGAAGTTATATTCATTTCTTCTGATAGAGATGAAGATTCATTCAAGGATTACTTCTCTAAAATGCCCTGGTTGTCTTTTCCGTTTTCTGATTCGGAGATCGTTAAGCGCTTGAAAGAACTTTTCGAAGTGAGGGGAATTCCTCGTCTTGTTGTTCTTGACCCCAGTGGGAAGGTTTCAACTGATCAAGGAGTGAGACTAGTGACTGAACATGGGATTAGTGCCTATCCCTTTACTGCTGAACAGATCCAACATttgaaggaagaagaggaggaagcGAGGAGGAACCAAACCATTAGTTCCCTTTTGGTTTCAAACTCTCGCGATTATGTTATCTCAAATGATGGAAATCAG ATTCCTGTCTCTGAGCTTGAAGGGAAAGTGATTGGGCTGTACTTCTCAGTGTACGGCTACGCCGATTGTGATGAGTTTACACCTATTTTGGTTGATACTTACAAGAAACTAAAAGAGAAGGGACAAAACTTTGAGATTGTGTTGATATCTTTAGATGATGCAAATAAAGATTTCAGCGAAGCACTCAAGACGGTGCCATGGTTGGCATTGCCATTTCAGGATGAGAAATGTAGAAAACTCACTCGTTATTTTGACCTTAGCACTATTCCTACACTTGTAATAATTGGGCAGGATGGAAAAACTTTGATCTCAAATGCTGCTGAACTGGTTGAAGAGCATGGTGTTGATGCCTACCCTTTCACTCAAGAGAAACTTGATGAGCTTGCAGAGATTGAGAAGTCGAAGCTGGAGTCACAGACACTGGAGTCCATTTTAGTTCATGgagaaaaagattttgttattGGAAAAGATGGTGCAAAG GTTCCGGTATCTGAACTTGTTGGCAAGAAGATTCTGCTCTATTTCTCAGCACACTGGTGCCCTCCGTGCCGTTCATTCTTGCCTAAGCTTATAGAATCATACAATGAAATTAAACAGAAGTACAAAGAGTTTGAAGTGATATTTATTTCAAGTGATAGAGACGATAATTCATTTCAAGAATTCTTTTCAGGAATGCCTTGGTTAGCACTGCCATTTGGGGATGAGAGGAAGAACTTCCTAAATCGCAGGTTCAAAATTCAAGGCATTCCTGCAGTTGTAGCCATTAACGAAAGCGGTCGTACAGTCTCGACAGAAGCTCGTAAGCTCATTACAGAACATGGAGCAAATGCCTATCCATTTACAGAGGAACGTCTCGAGCAGTTGGAGAAGCAACTGGAAGAAGAATCAAAGGGGTGGCCTGAGAAACTAAAACATGAACTACACGATGCACATGAACTTGTTCGAACACGTCGTACATCATATATTTGCGATGCCTGTGATGGAATGGGATCTGGTTGGTCCTTTTACTGTAAGGAGTGTGACTTTGACTTGCACCCGAAATGTGCTTTGAAAAACGAGGTGGAAGCCAATGGGGAAGGAAAAGAAGGGTGGATTTGCGAGGGAGGCGTGTGTCGTAAGGCGTAA